Proteins encoded by one window of Deltaproteobacteria bacterium CG11_big_fil_rev_8_21_14_0_20_42_23:
- a CDS encoding YajQ family cyclic di-GMP-binding protein, producing the protein MPSFDIVSEVNQQELDNAINQARKELETRYDFRGSKSNIDFDKKELVIKLISDDDFKMKALIDIIQTKAIKRGIDMKALDVGKVEAGADGLVKCTVKLKNGIDQDTAKKITKSIKDTKMKVQAQIQDTQVRVTGKKRDDLQEAIAFIKSQDFGLPLQFENFRD; encoded by the coding sequence ATGCCATCATTTGATATTGTGTCTGAAGTCAATCAACAAGAACTGGACAACGCCATTAATCAAGCGCGCAAAGAGTTAGAAACGCGTTACGATTTTCGTGGAAGCAAAAGCAATATCGACTTCGATAAAAAAGAATTGGTGATAAAACTTATCTCCGATGATGACTTCAAAATGAAAGCGCTCATCGACATCATTCAAACCAAAGCCATCAAACGCGGCATCGACATGAAAGCACTTGATGTTGGCAAAGTAGAAGCTGGCGCCGATGGGCTGGTGAAGTGCACCGTGAAATTGAAAAACGGAATTGATCAAGACACTGCAAAAAAAATCACAAAGAGCATCAAAGACACAAAAATGAAAGTGCAAGCTCAAATCCAAGACACTCAAGTACGCGTCACCGGAAAAAAACGAGACGACTTACAAGAAGCCATCGCCTTCATAAAATCACAAGACTTCGGCCTACCACTTCAGTTTGAAAACTTTAGGGATTAA